Genomic DNA from Candidatus Binatia bacterium:
CGCCTTCAAACCCAAGGAGGCGCTCAAGACGGTGCTCAGAGTTCTCGAAATCGAGCCCAACAATACCGAAGCGTTGTCGAAGGCGTCGCGTGTCTATATCGAGCTCGGCGACATCATTCCGGAAAACGAAACCGGCTGGCAGGAGAAGCGGCTCAAGCAATATCGCATCGCCGAGGATTATGCCCGCAAAGCGGTCCAAGCCGATCCCAACAACACCTGGGGCCATTTTTACGTGGCGGCGTCTCTGGGCAAAACCGCGGCGCACTCTTCCGTGAGCAAGCAGATCGATCTCGCCGACGAGATCCGATCGGCCGTGGAGAAAGCCATCGCCAGCGACCCGCAGAACGGCTTCGCCTATCACGTTTACGGCGTATGGCATAGAAAAATGGCCGAGATCGGAAAAGCGAGCCGCTTCCTGGCTTCGACCTTTCTGCGGCGCTCGGTCCCTAAAGGAAGTCTCAGCACATCCGTCGAATATTTGCACAAGGCAATTTCTTTGAACCCGACGGTCGTTTCGCATCATGTAGAGCTGGGCAAGACCTACGTGGCGCTCGGGAAGCTGGATCTCGCGCGCGCGTCGCTCAAATCCTCGCTCGCTCACCCCATCCAATTTTCCGACGACGCCGCCAATAAAAAAGAGGCGGAGCAGCTGCTGCGGGAGCTGAAGGACAGATAAGGACACCGAAGCCGATCTCTCTTCCGTCATTCCCGCGGCAGCGGGAATCCAGTCTTTGTATGTCGCAGAAATGTCTGGATGCCCGCTTCAGCCTTAGGCTGATCCGTCCGAAGCCCTGTGGCGGATTCGCGGGCATGACGTTCGGTGGATCTCCACGCGCGTCGTCCAAGACAACCACGAATCGGTTGCGCGTGAGGAGAGCTTCGAGTATTTATTGGTGGACATGACCCCGCTTAAACGAAGATGGATTCTAGGGTTGGCGATTCTCGCCCTGCTGGGATGCGGCCGGGGTGGTTCCGGGCGCGTCCTCCGCGTGGGATTCGTTCCGTCGGAGAACGTCCAGCAGGTTTCGCAAAACGCCCAGCCGCTCGTCGAGATTCTCCACAAAGAGCTCGGCATGGAGATCGAGCCCTTCGTCGCCGTCGATTACACGGGCGTCATCGAGGCGCTCCGCGCGAAGAAGCTCGATATCGCCTTTCTCACGCCGGCTTCGTACGTGCTCGCGAAAAACGAGGCCGACATACAAGTCGTCTTAAAATCCCACCGCAAGGGACTGGCATCTTATTACGCGGCGATCATCACGCGCGCCGACAGCGGCATCAACTCGTTGAAAGACCTCCGCAACCGGACGTTCGCCTTCGGCGATCCGCTTTCCACCACGGGCAACATCATCCCGAGAAAAATGTTCCTGGAAAACGGCATCGACCCGAACAAGGATTTCAAAAACGTCCTTTACTCCGGCGGCCACGACGCCACGGTGCTGGCGGTCTTGAACCGCAAGGTGGACGCGGGGGCGACCTTTGCCAATTTTACCGACGGCAAAGACGCGGCGTGGATCCAATACCTTAAAAATCCCGAAGAGCAAAAACAGATCCG
This window encodes:
- a CDS encoding phosphate/phosphite/phosphonate ABC transporter substrate-binding protein, which translates into the protein MTPLKRRWILGLAILALLGCGRGGSGRVLRVGFVPSENVQQVSQNAQPLVEILHKELGMEIEPFVAVDYTGVIEALRAKKLDIAFLTPASYVLAKNEADIQVVLKSHRKGLASYYAAIITRADSGINSLKDLRNRTFAFGDPLSTTGNIIPRKMFLENGIDPNKDFKNVLYSGGHDATVLAVLNRKVDAGATFANFTDGKDAAWIQYLKNPEEQKQIRAIAYSEPIPADNLVFRAGLDPELGKKIQETFLALSREPAGQKMLRDLYQIDGFVPATDEDYESIRAAFKVAGINLREALKKK